One segment of Cetobacterium sp. NK01 DNA contains the following:
- the ruvX gene encoding Holliday junction resolvase RuvX — protein MYKRYLSLDVGDVRIGVAKSDLMGMVATPLEVIDRRKTKAVKRIAELCRQENTKSIVIGIPKSLDGTEKRQAEKVREFIEKLNKSIEGLEFFEIDERLSTVSADRMLNETNLRGAKEKRKVVDKVAAAIILQTFLDMKK, from the coding sequence ATGTATAAAAGATATCTTTCTTTAGATGTAGGAGATGTAAGAATAGGGGTGGCAAAATCGGATTTAATGGGAATGGTTGCCACTCCCTTAGAGGTAATTGATAGAAGAAAGACTAAAGCTGTAAAAAGAATTGCTGAGCTGTGTAGACAAGAAAATACTAAATCGATAGTTATAGGAATACCTAAAAGTTTAGATGGAACAGAAAAGCGTCAAGCAGAAAAAGTGAGAGAATTTATAGAAAAACTAAATAAGTCTATTGAAGGTTTAGAATTTTTTGAAATAGACGAAAGACTTTCCACTGTTTCAGCAGATAGAATGTTGAACGAAACAAATTTAAGGGGAGCCAAAGAGAAAAGAAAGGTTGTGGATAAAGTAGCAGCAGCTATAATATTACAAACTTTTTTAGACATGAAAAAATAA